The Triticum aestivum cultivar Chinese Spring chromosome 3A, IWGSC CS RefSeq v2.1, whole genome shotgun sequence genome includes a region encoding these proteins:
- the LOC123062472 gene encoding exocyst complex component EXO70B1 (The sequence of the model RefSeq protein was modified relative to this genomic sequence to represent the inferred CDS: added 159 bases not found in genome assembly), translated as MAEDGEEKLLATVQHIAKTLGRTGTMTEDILKVFSNYDGRLSLDKLYAAAAAAGGGGAVEHSMSMPASSPPPVLPSAAAAAMPAPVTSLERTVRTLDRQISQFVTMERLVWADSADADAFLEAVDDLIGTVQELDAAGTNRGLLDRADELLSRCMARLEDEFRALIERPDDAAPAAPGGFDSEQSDDEDYDADDGYGDEPIPIAKPVTDFDVVIDALPPGSVSDVHQIARRMVDAGFGRECAEAYAAARRGFIDESVARLGIRSRTSDEVHSLPWEELEFDIARWIPAFKMVFRILIPSERRLSDRVFEGLAPYGDLAFVAAVRTQALQLISFGDAVAAASRAPERLFRVIDMYEAVRDLLPDLDPVFADPYSAALRAEVSAVCNTLGSSIKGIFMELENLIRRDPARVAVPGGGIHPITRYVMNYLRAACGSRQTLEEVMEGDLGALGVTAIAVDPDRPTSSLAVHIAWIMDVLHKNLESKSKIYRDPPLASIFLMNNGKYVIHKVNDSELGVLLGDDWMKQMLSRVRRWSMEYQRGAWAKVMSVLQTGGSGFSGLPPKAMLQKLQMFNGYLEEIRAAQSEWVITDDQLRADVKAAIADSVLPAYKGLIARLRSSPDPPQDLFIKHTPEDVEACIQHLFEGIGK; from the coding sequence ggaggaggaggggccgtGGAGCACTCGATGTCGAtgccggcctcctcgccgccgcccgtgctgccctcggccgcggcggcggcgatgccggCGCCGGTCACGTCGCTGGAGCGGACCGTGCGCACGCTGGACCGGCAGATCTCGCAGTTCGTGACCATGGAGAGGCTCGTCTGGGCCGactccgccgacgccgacgccttccTGGAGGCGGTGGACGACCTCATCGGCACCGTGCAGGAGCTGGACGCGGCGGGGACCAACCGCGGGCTGCTCGACCGCGCCGACGAGCTGCTCAGCCGGTGCATGGCCCGGCTGGAGGACGAGTTCCGGGCGCTCATCGAGCGCCCCGACGACGCGGCCCCGGCGGCGCCCGGCGGGTTCGACTCCGAGCAGAGCGACGACGAGGACTACGACGCGGACGACGGCTACGGCGACGAGCCCATCCCCATCGCCAAGCCGGTCACGGATTTCGACGTGGTCATCGACGCCCTGCCCCCGGGGTCCGTCTCCGACGTGCACCAGATCGCGCGGAGGATGGTGGACGCGGGCTTCGGCCGCGAGTGCGCCGAGGCCTACGCGGCCGCGCGCCGCGGGTTCATCGACGAGAGCGTCGCGCGCCTCGGCATCCGCTCGCGCACCTCCGACGAGGTCCACTCCCTGCCCTGGGAGGAGCTCGAGTTCGACATTGCGCGGTGGATCCCGGCCTTCAAGATGGTGTTCCGCATCCTCATCCCCAGCGAGCGCCGCCTCTCCGACCGTGTCTTCGAGGGCCTCGCCCCCTACGGCGACCTCGCCTTCGTCGCCGCGGTACGCACCCAGGCGCTGCAGCTCATCTCGTTCGGCGACGCGGTTGCCGCTGCCAGCCGCGCGCCGGAGCGCCTCTTTCGTGTCATCGACATGTACGAGGCGGTGCGCGATCTCCTCCCCGACCTCGACCCTGTTTTCGCCGACCCCTACTCCGCAGCGCTCCGCGCCGAGGTCTCTGCTGTGTGCAACACCCTCGGCTCCTCCATCAAAGGTATATTCATGGAGCTGGAGAATCTTATCCGCCGTGACCCGGCTCGCGTTGCGGTGCCTGGCGGCGGCATACACCCAATCACTCGCTATGTCATGAACTATCTCCGTGCCGCATGTGGTTCAAGACAGACACTGGAAGAGGTGATGGAAGGTGACCTGGGTGCTCTCGGCGTGACCGCCATTGCCGTCGATCCTGACCGCCCCACTTCGTCGCTCGCGGTGCACATTGCGTGGATCATGGACGTGCTTCACAAGAATCTGGAGAGCAAATCCAAGATATACAGGGACCCGCCGCTGGCCTCCATCTTCTTGATGAATAATGGCAAGTACGTCATCCACAAGGTGAATGACAGTGAGCTTGGGGTTTTACTCGGCGATGACTGGATGAAGCAGATGTTGAGCAGAGTGCGCCGGTGGAGTATGGAGTACCAGCGCGGGGCGTGGGCGAAGGTGATGTCGGTGCTGCAGACCGGAGGCTCTGGGTTTTCTGGTCTCCCACCGAAGGCCATGCTTCAGAAACTTCAGATGTTCAATGGCTACCTGGAGGAGATTCGGGCGGCCCAGTCCGAGTGGGTGATCACGGATGATCAGCTGCGCGCCGATGTTAAGGCAGCAATAGCAGATTCGGTGCTGCCTGCATACAAGGGCTTGATTGCGAGGCTGAGATCGTCTCCAGATCCTCCGCAGGATCTGTTCATCAAGCATACCCCAGAGGATGTTGAGGCATGCATCCAACATTTGTTTGAAGGAATTGGGAAATGA